Proteins encoded in a region of the Pseudomonas denitrificans (nom. rej.) genome:
- a CDS encoding RodZ domain-containing protein — protein MMNTSQSDVIGTTRANPGETLRQARENKGWSTAQVAGQLNLTENALRSLEQGSFEQLPGHTFARGYIRAYAKLLGMDQAQMVTAFDQYTGTDATGSNVQALGRVVEPVRLSRNLLRLFSLALLAVLIGFGYFWWQERSARPAETGSLNMEHVEVESADGTTEIHTLDEPEDQAVAEDQANTPALPSEPAGDNGSAEAPAEGTPPVAANPSEPGAPAVAETAPAQAPAVPAQQPAAQQPVAPASPVAPVVPVAPTEAPAAPVVASAGQGVVKVQFSADCWTQVTDADGKVVLEGLKRKGDSLEVAAKAPVQLRLGFAQGAQVSYNGQPVEVTPARGGTARLKLGGQ, from the coding sequence ATGATGAATACGTCGCAGTCCGATGTCATCGGCACGACCCGCGCCAACCCTGGCGAAACCCTGCGCCAGGCGCGCGAGAACAAGGGCTGGAGCACCGCTCAGGTCGCCGGCCAGCTGAACCTGACCGAGAACGCCCTGCGTTCGCTGGAGCAGGGCTCGTTCGAGCAGTTGCCGGGCCACACCTTCGCCCGTGGTTACATCCGTGCCTACGCCAAGCTGCTGGGCATGGACCAGGCCCAGATGGTCACCGCCTTCGACCAGTACACCGGCACCGACGCCACCGGCAGCAACGTCCAGGCACTCGGTCGCGTGGTCGAGCCGGTACGCCTGTCGCGCAACCTGCTGCGCCTGTTCAGTCTGGCGCTGCTGGCCGTGCTCATCGGGTTCGGCTACTTCTGGTGGCAGGAGCGTTCTGCGCGCCCGGCCGAGACCGGCAGCCTGAACATGGAGCACGTCGAGGTCGAGAGCGCCGACGGCACCACCGAAATCCATACCCTCGACGAGCCGGAAGACCAGGCTGTTGCCGAGGACCAGGCCAATACTCCGGCGCTTCCCAGCGAGCCTGCCGGCGACAACGGCAGCGCCGAGGCTCCGGCCGAAGGCACTCCACCGGTCGCTGCCAACCCGTCAGAACCGGGCGCCCCGGCCGTTGCCGAAACCGCTCCGGCCCAGGCTCCTGCAGTTCCGGCTCAGCAACCGGCTGCACAGCAGCCCGTCGCTCCGGCCAGCCCGGTTGCTCCGGTTGTCCCTGTGGCTCCGACCGAGGCGCCTGCCGCTCCGGTGGTCGCTTCTGCAGGGCAGGGCGTGGTCAAGGTTCAATTCAGCGCCGATTGCTGGACCCAGGTGACCGATGCCGACGGCAAGGTCGTCCTCGAGGGTCTCAAGCGCAAGGGTGATTCGCTGGAAGTCGCCGCCAAGGCGCCGGTCCAGCTGCGCCTGGGCTTCGCCCAGGGCGCCCAGGTCAGCTACAACGGCCAGCCGGTCGAAGTCACGCCGGCGCGCGGTGGCACCGCTCGCCTGAAGTTGGGTGGACAGTAA